A single Pantoea rwandensis DNA region contains:
- a CDS encoding fimbria/pilus outer membrane usher protein → MTLLHPKPRLLALLASVTFVLQSEEVYAADYFDPAFLTLSGVDVQELDLSAFATSGKVPAGTYLVTVVVNQNEVGQFTIAFAADNSGNVVAQLTPDFLQQMGVNVQGLPAFRDWPADKPVTQLSNLIEHARVKFDFSALQLDLSIPQIAMQPSALSAIKPEKWDHGIPAIVMNYSLNGSRTLQEKRGSSSNLFGNLSGGANYGAWRVRSNLYWYRAQSQFGTGNSVTQQKFQFANTYLMRDVVAWKAEVMAGESSTASDVFNSVPFRGMKLNSQDEMLPYVMRGFAPVIEGIAQSNARVTVLQNNNIIYQTYVAPGPFRLEDLGQMGSGGDLIVNVTEADGRVHSQTIPVSTVPVMRRPGSLKYEVTAGGYDGGLTNDTLAARFVQATAIYGLPFNTTLYGGALLSRDYHSWVVGSGISLGAIGAISADITSSNAKVVGSNSTQNGQSYRLRYAKSLLSTGTAIDLAAYRYSTRRYYSFADYNNSGFRLNDDLAPWTRDRQRSSFQARLSQSLGAIGSAYLSTSRTDYWGRSQVINSLSSGFNGSYRGINYTLAYNIERTKGNGEWPENRTLTFNTTVPFSLFSSRSAMSQTYASYQASHNNRGQVQQLAGISGNALDSRLTYGVMQGWANEQQQRSHQSLSLAYAGSKGSLASGYSRSGGSQSMNLGGNGAFVLHPEGLTLSKMVGNSVAIISAPGSQGAKVGNGGSYIDSRGFAVVPYLTNYQLNNISLDPSTLPENVDLTDSSVAVYPTKGAVVRANFATKVGYQALLTLQRRDKSIPFGATASVIDVTDSEVNSGLVGDAGQLYMSGLPEQGRLLVKWGKRSEQQCQVKFNLKNISAPSANNPIRIVKAECE, encoded by the coding sequence ATGACATTACTACATCCCAAACCCAGATTGCTTGCCCTGTTGGCGAGTGTGACTTTTGTTCTGCAATCCGAAGAAGTTTATGCAGCAGACTATTTTGATCCCGCATTTTTAACACTGAGTGGCGTTGATGTTCAGGAACTCGATCTGAGCGCCTTTGCAACGTCCGGTAAAGTGCCTGCGGGGACTTATTTGGTGACGGTCGTTGTTAACCAGAATGAAGTCGGTCAGTTCACCATCGCTTTTGCAGCGGATAACAGTGGCAATGTGGTCGCGCAATTAACGCCGGACTTTCTTCAGCAAATGGGCGTCAACGTGCAGGGTTTACCGGCTTTTCGTGATTGGCCTGCGGATAAGCCCGTCACGCAATTAAGCAATCTGATTGAACATGCGCGAGTGAAGTTTGATTTTTCTGCATTACAGCTTGATCTCAGTATTCCGCAAATTGCCATGCAGCCGAGCGCGTTGAGCGCCATCAAACCTGAAAAATGGGATCACGGTATTCCCGCAATTGTCATGAATTACAGCCTGAACGGCAGTCGCACCTTGCAGGAAAAACGAGGGTCCAGTTCCAACCTGTTTGGCAACCTAAGCGGCGGGGCTAATTATGGTGCCTGGCGGGTGCGCAGCAATCTGTATTGGTACCGCGCACAGAGTCAGTTCGGTACTGGGAATAGCGTGACGCAGCAGAAATTTCAGTTCGCCAATACTTATCTCATGCGTGATGTTGTCGCGTGGAAAGCAGAGGTCATGGCAGGAGAAAGCAGTACCGCCAGTGACGTGTTTAACAGTGTGCCTTTCCGCGGCATGAAGCTGAACTCGCAGGATGAGATGCTGCCGTACGTGATGCGGGGCTTTGCGCCCGTGATTGAGGGGATTGCGCAAAGCAACGCGCGCGTCACGGTCCTGCAGAACAACAATATTATCTATCAGACGTATGTCGCTCCGGGGCCGTTTCGTCTGGAAGACCTTGGGCAGATGGGGTCGGGCGGTGACCTGATCGTGAATGTTACCGAGGCTGATGGTCGCGTGCACAGCCAGACTATTCCGGTCTCAACCGTACCGGTTATGCGCCGCCCCGGTAGCCTGAAGTATGAGGTCACCGCCGGCGGTTATGATGGTGGATTGACCAATGATACGTTGGCTGCGCGTTTTGTTCAGGCAACGGCAATTTATGGCTTACCTTTTAATACCACGCTGTATGGCGGAGCGCTATTATCGCGCGACTATCATTCATGGGTGGTGGGAAGCGGAATTTCTCTCGGTGCAATCGGCGCGATATCTGCTGACATCACCTCTTCCAATGCAAAGGTTGTCGGGAGCAACAGCACGCAAAATGGGCAATCTTATCGTCTGCGCTATGCCAAAAGTTTGCTGAGTACCGGCACTGCAATCGATCTGGCGGCCTATCGCTATTCCACTCGTCGCTATTACAGTTTCGCTGATTACAATAACAGCGGTTTTCGCCTCAATGACGATTTGGCGCCGTGGACACGCGATCGCCAGCGTTCCAGTTTTCAGGCCCGACTCAGTCAATCCCTCGGGGCCATCGGTTCTGCCTATCTCTCCACCTCACGAACCGACTACTGGGGCAGAAGTCAGGTCATCAATTCGTTGTCATCAGGCTTTAACGGTAGCTATCGCGGAATTAATTACACTCTGGCGTATAACATTGAGCGCACCAAAGGCAACGGCGAATGGCCGGAGAATCGCACGCTTACCTTCAATACGACCGTTCCATTCAGTCTGTTTTCATCCCGCTCAGCCATGAGTCAAACCTATGCCAGTTATCAGGCCAGTCACAATAATCGTGGTCAGGTTCAGCAGCTGGCCGGTATCAGCGGCAATGCGCTCGACAGCCGTCTGACGTATGGCGTGATGCAGGGCTGGGCTAACGAACAACAGCAACGCAGTCATCAGTCACTGAGCCTGGCTTATGCGGGAAGTAAAGGCTCGCTGGCTTCCGGTTACAGTCGTTCAGGCGGTAGCCAATCGATGAATCTCGGCGGTAACGGCGCGTTTGTTTTGCACCCTGAAGGGCTGACGCTCAGCAAAATGGTTGGCAACTCGGTGGCCATTATTAGTGCGCCGGGTTCTCAGGGCGCGAAAGTGGGCAACGGTGGCAGCTATATCGACAGCCGTGGTTTTGCGGTGGTGCCTTATCTCACCAACTATCAGCTCAACAATATTTCACTGGATCCTTCTACCCTGCCAGAAAACGTCGATCTCACCGACTCTAGCGTGGCGGTCTATCCCACTAAAGGTGCGGTGGTTCGAGCGAACTTCGCCACGAAGGTGGGTTATCAGGCATTACTGACACTACAGCGCCGTGACAAGTCGATTCCTTTTGGTGCGACCGCAAGCGTGATTGACGTGACGGATAGCGAAGTGAACAGCGGCCTGGTCGGCGATGCCGGTCAACTGTATATGAGCGGATTACCCGAGCAGGGCAGGCTGTTGGTCAAATGGGGTAAACGTTCAGAACAGCAATGTCAGGTGAAATTTAATCTCAAGAATATTTCTGCTCCCTCCGCGAATAACCCGATTCGTATTGTGAAAGCAGAGTGCGAATAG
- a CDS encoding fimbrial protein — protein sequence MKLKTGSSVKISMLSAALLFTLQPHIASGQITIGKDKGIFPTGLLINVSETQPQVYSDAFASTGVAAIGPHLRCATQGDLKQINGIWALPIAQGIGLAPNVTATASYTGYRNGSYQHEILTGKITPEGSYATTNLGYSMTSPGTIPYHWCLSPVDKTDYGFFRDAGNKSYEIRGEWMLVTDGTQKTGSPSIPIMRAMSLGGGTLYNIVIPAAIPIRVSTLECTINTPTTINFGAAEQNFKKDSELAKVNHHMGVTCTQDAGRGIDTNINVRFKALSGLHEGNQYRLKLEQGGGYITGSLGGVTYDGRCGTNQGITFDNAEIKIGEIYRSQLNKSYSHPLVWRLCSGGSDLPNGRVTATAEMMVTYN from the coding sequence ATGAAACTAAAAACCGGCTCCAGCGTGAAAATCAGCATGCTTAGTGCAGCGCTTCTTTTCACTTTACAGCCGCATATTGCCAGCGGCCAAATCACCATTGGCAAAGATAAAGGGATATTCCCGACCGGGCTGCTGATTAATGTCAGTGAGACTCAGCCTCAAGTCTATAGTGATGCTTTTGCCAGCACCGGCGTGGCGGCGATTGGGCCTCATTTACGCTGTGCTACTCAGGGGGATTTAAAACAAATCAACGGCATCTGGGCGTTGCCGATTGCGCAGGGTATTGGTTTAGCACCCAACGTTACCGCAACAGCCAGCTATACCGGATATCGCAATGGGAGTTATCAGCATGAAATCCTGACGGGAAAAATCACCCCGGAAGGCAGTTATGCAACCACGAATCTGGGCTACAGCATGACCAGCCCCGGTACTATTCCTTATCACTGGTGCCTTTCTCCCGTTGATAAAACAGACTATGGTTTTTTTAGGGATGCCGGTAACAAAAGCTATGAAATACGCGGCGAGTGGATGCTGGTCACCGATGGCACGCAAAAAACGGGTTCGCCGAGTATCCCGATAATGCGCGCGATGTCGCTAGGTGGCGGAACGCTATATAACATCGTCATCCCTGCCGCCATTCCGATTCGTGTATCCACGCTGGAATGCACTATCAATACGCCGACCACCATTAATTTCGGCGCGGCGGAACAGAATTTCAAAAAAGATAGTGAGCTGGCAAAAGTGAATCACCATATGGGCGTGACCTGCACCCAGGATGCTGGTCGCGGCATTGACACGAATATTAATGTGCGTTTTAAAGCATTAAGCGGATTGCACGAGGGTAATCAATATCGTCTGAAACTTGAACAGGGTGGTGGCTATATTACCGGCAGCCTCGGTGGCGTCACCTATGATGGCCGCTGCGGTACCAATCAGGGCATAACCTTTGACAATGCGGAAATTAAAATTGGCGAGATTTACCGATCGCAATTAAATAAATCATATTCCCATCCACTTGTCTGGCGGCTCTGTTCTGGCGGCAGTGATTTACCCAACGGCCGCGTCACCGCAACGGCAGAAATGATGGTGACCTATAACTGA